From the genome of Agrobacterium tumefaciens:
ACGCTTCTTCTGGCATATATCTCTGCCACTTTCTCGACCGATCGTAGCGACTGTCGGCATCGTGTCATTCGTCGGAAGCTGGAACAGCTACATCCTGCCTCTCATCATGCTGAATTCGGAATCCAAGTATCCGTGGCCCCTTGGGATCATGGTCTATCGCGGCGAATTCGGGACGGAATGGCAGCTTGTTCTTGCTTTTATTACCCTGACCATTCTGCCCACCGTCATCGTCTTTTTCCTTGCTCAGAAACACATCATCGCAGGTCTCACGGCCGGCGCCGTCAAATCGTGACTTGAAAGGAGCATAAATTGGCTTCCGTTGAACTTAAGGATATCCGCAAGTCCTACGCCGCGCTTGATGTCATTCACGGCATCTCTCTCGATATTGCAGATGGCGAATTCATTGCTCTGGTTGGCCCTTCCGGCTGCGGCAAGTCCACGTTGCTGCGCATGATTGCCGGTCTCGAGGAAATCACTGACGGTGACATTCACATTGGTGGCACCATCGTCAACGGAATGACACCGCGTGAGCGCAATATTGCGATGGTGTTTCAGTCATACGCGCTTTACCCGCACATGACCGTTGCCGAGAACATGGGGTTTAACCTCAAGCTTGCTGGCCAGCCGAAAAATGTCATTGATGAACGCGTTGCGGAAGCGGCGCGCATGCTTGATCTCGGTAAGTTGCTGGAACGCAAGCCTTCCCAGCTTTCCGGTGGTCAGCGGCAACGTGTCGCCATGGGACGTGCGGTCGTGCGCAACCCTGCCGTCTTCCTCTTCGATGAACCTCTGTCAAACCTTGATGCCAAGCTCCGAGTGCAGATGCGAAGCGAAATCAAGGCGTTGCATCAGAAAGTTGGGACCACATCCATTTACGTCACCCACGACCAGATTGAGGCAATGACGCTCGCGGATCGTGTTGTCGTTCTCAACCATGGCCGCATCGAACAGCAGGGTACTCCGCTCGAACTCTACAAGACGCCTGCAAATCTTTTCGTGGCGGCCTTTATTGGTTCTCCGGCGATGAACCTCATTGAATGCGTGGTTGATGGTGAAGGCAACGAACCTGCCGCTCGCCTGAAGGACGGCACGGCCATTCGCATTTCGACGGGCAAAAAGGTCAAGCGCGGTCAATCGGTGACAATAGGTTTAAGACCCGAGCATATCGGCTCGACCACAGGAGGCGACGTCGCTCTGTCCGGTCGAACGGTTCTCGTCGAGCCAACCGGTGCGCAAACCCATGTGATTTTCGAGCTTGCAGGAGATCAGGTCACTGCGGTCGTTGACGGCGAACAGCCTGTCCGCGTCAATACGCCTTTCGCTGCCAGCATCAGTCATGAGCGCGTGCACGTCTTTGATCGCGCAAGCGGTATCGCTTTGTGATCTTCTGCTCCACACGTTCTGAGTGAAATATGCTGTTTGTCTCCTCCCGATCGCATTTGGGGGTTGCCAGAAAATAACGAGCGGTTAGCTTGGCGATTGGGAGCCAAAGCGATTTTATCGCGCATCTGTATCGATACAGGAGGAGTTTTTATGAAGACGATCAAAGGGCCGGGCATTTTCCTTGGCCAGTTTGCTGGCGACGCTGCGCCGTTCAATACCTGGGACGGAATTACCAAGTGGGCGGCGGAAAAAGGTTACGCAGGTGTCCAGGTTCCCACCTGGGCAAGCCAGCTCATCGATCTGAAAAAAGCAGCTGAATCGAAAGACTATTGCGATGAGTTCGCCGGCGTCG
Proteins encoded in this window:
- the ugpC gene encoding sn-glycerol-3-phosphate ABC transporter ATP-binding protein UgpC yields the protein MASVELKDIRKSYAALDVIHGISLDIADGEFIALVGPSGCGKSTLLRMIAGLEEITDGDIHIGGTIVNGMTPRERNIAMVFQSYALYPHMTVAENMGFNLKLAGQPKNVIDERVAEAARMLDLGKLLERKPSQLSGGQRQRVAMGRAVVRNPAVFLFDEPLSNLDAKLRVQMRSEIKALHQKVGTTSIYVTHDQIEAMTLADRVVVLNHGRIEQQGTPLELYKTPANLFVAAFIGSPAMNLIECVVDGEGNEPAARLKDGTAIRISTGKKVKRGQSVTIGLRPEHIGSTTGGDVALSGRTVLVEPTGAQTHVIFELAGDQVTAVVDGEQPVRVNTPFAASISHERVHVFDRASGIAL